The sequence tagtttatataaataaactaTAATCATGTATATctcatgtatatatatatgtatatctaatTAAAGACTGTATTTAAACTTCAACGCTCTAGCAGCTTCATATCTGGATTGATGCCAAATTGTTCTCATTATAAAATGCTCATGCAATATgactgaaaaaaaaaacgatttCTAACAcctatattgtttaaataacTGTAAACTTTAGATTTTTTGCGTTTTTTCTTgttaatatgtaatattttaattatgttaAACGTAACTATTTTTGCAAATTGTacttaataaatgtaaatgtaacGACATTAACTTAAAAGATACCAGCCAAGgatgatgaaataaaaaaattgaaatgtatattacaaaatatataacatattagcttacttaaaaaattcagttgtttcaaatttttaaattcctttTACAGATAAAAATGaagagaatatttaaatattctatgtatgaaatataaaGGTTTAGGCATCtttataacttttatataaGTAATCTCTAATCTGTCTAATTTAACAAATGATTTAAAACTTGGTTACATAGTCATGCAGTTTCTGCTTCCCTCTATCAACTCACTTGAGGTAATTTTAGTTTCACCTCTCAGTTTTGCTTCAACCAGTACATAGTTAACACTACAGTCCATTCAGTACCTTTTTATCTAGTGTACAAGTAATATATGAACAATCAGGTTTCtctttattcttcttttttatgaaacatatgatatacatttacataaaaaatttatataataaatttattttttatctatgtataattttaattaatttgtaaaatacttatatgtgttataatatatattttttatgtaacaAGATCTTTCCAGAGCAATATGGATATAGCAAAGGAATTAGtattaaatttgaaacaaactAATGTATCACATGCAGGGTATGGTTTACAAAAAGAATGTGAATCTCTTATTGGTcatattttacaaaacatGGTAAAGTCTCAATTTCCAGAATTAATTCCTGAAGTAAAAAATGAGGAAGACTCTATCCACTATAGAGAAGAAGGTAGTAAATATTATcaatgtattataaataaatataagtaatttGTTTAGTTattatacttgaaaaatcTTAGGAAACCAACATTTTGTAATGGGTGATGATAATGAagctataaaatattatacaatgaGTTTAGCATATGCAAATGATAATGAACTTATGTCATATGCTTATGCCAATCGGTCTGCTGCtttatatagaaaacaaatgtTCAAAGAATGTTTGATAGATATTGATGCTGCTTTAAGTCTTGGATATccagaagaaaaaagaaaaaatctgaAAGAAAGGGGAGCCAAGGCTATCGaagaaattaagaaaagaTTACAACTTACAAAGGATGATCATATTGATATAGAAACACTTAAGAATATGTGTTTAtcagaaaaaataaatgaggAACCTGGAGGTGTAAGATATAGAAATGGAAAGGTTAAACTTTCAGAAGATATGAGTAAAAATTTTAGCATCaatgaaaagaaagatttaatCAATGATTCTAATGGAATATCCAAAGATAATGATAAGGAAAAACAGCTAAGATACTTAGCTGATGAAGGTCCTTTAAAGTTAGCTTATGGTCCAAGTAAAGAGGCTCCTGCTGCTAGTGATGGTATCAGCATTTCtttttctgaaaaatatgGACGTCACTTAGTAGCTACAAAAGAATTTAAACCAGGAGATGTAGTTACTATTGAAAATCCATATGCTTATGTTATTTATACACAAAGGTAAatctatttatattaatatatctactataatatataacttatATAAGTTACAGGTATTATACACATTGTCATCACTGTTTATCAAGAAGCTATAATTTAATTCCTTGCTCACACTGCCCTGTGGCTCAATACTGTtcagaaaaatgtagaaaattagCTTGGGAAATGGCTCATCAAATAGAATGTCCAATTATGGCATTAGTAGGAAACTTACTTAATGTTGATAAAGATAAGATACGAATGCTTACCAAAATTATTAGATTTCTCATTGTAATAACATCAAAGGGCAAGAAATTTGATGAACTGCGAGTGGACATGGAACTAGCTGAATCTAATCCAGGTAAAGAAGAACATTCATATTTTAtagctaaaataaaataatgtgaGACAAAACTTGAGTTATAagacaataaaataattgtaagaGAGAAAACAAGAATTCAACCATAACATACTGTTCATTTCtagattttatgaaatatttttcttttgtagaTAACAGATCTGCAGGATTTACAGATGAAGGCATATTGGACAGTACCAGCGCACGATCTGCTTTGAGTCTCGCTACCAATATGACAACGCGACCACTTATTGGAATCAGTGCTTTTGCTTGCATCTCAGCTCTTGCAGCTATCCTCCTAGCCACTCAGACTAATTTCTTCTGCAATAAATATGAAGTGAACCAATTAAAAGATATTAGCAATTATCCAAAGATCATATTCTCTGGAAGCCTTATGTTTCGCGCTTGTGTTATAATGTCTTCAAATTGTTTTTCAGTAATTTATTTagaagataatatatatatatggaaattattttaaagcacttttatattataattaatttatttttaggtGCAACAAGAACCAGGAATTAAAACAGGTTCAGGATTATATGTAACACATAGTTTATACAACCATTCTTGCGCACCAAATACATTTCGTCATTTTGAAGAGCTAACAATGATTACTCGCGCTCTAAGACCAATATATCCTGGAGATCAAATATTCACAAATTATGGTGCTGCATATGCATATATGACAAAAtctgaaagaagaaaaaaaataatacaagacTATTTCTTTGAATGCGATTGTATCGCGTGTGCATTTGACTGGCCAATGTACGatgaaattttgcaaaaacACATTggttctattaaaaaaaataaagagcTTGTAGAAAGATTAAAACCTTATAAGCAAAGATtggtaaaaaatatgtatgatATTGATGCAGTAAAGTCAGTCcttgatatattatataagaaCGTATCCCAGCCGTGTGAAGAAATCGTACACGCGGAACAATACCTGAAGAGTTATTACTTAGGTAAATTTAAGTAAATAGACAGTGAACTTGCTTATACTGGTTTATATTTGTAGCTTCACTTACTTGTGAGTTCTTAACTCCATGCTTTATATCCTGTGAACCACctttatttaaatacttcACTTTGTACACTCATTTCTTGCTTATATATCTAATAAGGCTGCTTGTAAATCCATGGTTTAAACTGctttataataattacttattaattgcTTGGGGCTGCAGGGGTATGTAAAAATGTAATGTATTAGACACTTAAAACAGGAACtcaatttcataaatatattttcttgtttttagACCCATAAGAGAGGCATCAACAGCATACTACATTATTAATGAAAGACATGAAATATTCctaaaaacattttattgaaGTTATACATGATATTTATCTAGTTCCTAAGAAAATGTGCTTCTTATACACAATACATTTGTCTAAATATTCAAACTAATAGAAATGtgtgtaataatataaatatgaaggaaaaaatataacagagataatgaaattgatgaatgagtaaaaattaaacaatCTTCGTCACAATATCTGTATTTCTAATAACGCAatagaaaaattgatatattgTGTATCTTACATAATCcattataaaaatcaaatgCTTTATGTTCACATATAAAGAATACTTTACATTATTAAAAACTGTAGAAGTAATAGAAATAATCATGGcaattcattaaaattacaatgtaataaattctatatattaAGTTAAGGATAATAAATTGTCTAGTTAAATTGTTGATTACTACTTCAGTACATTACATATTGAAATAGTCTATATCATAAGAAACtatttaattatcaataaaatataatatttgattatattttaaacCTGTTAATATATTCAAAGTGTATTCAAAGCCTAGTTGTATAGTAATAGAAAAGATAATTACCacgagagaaaataaaattaaatttctttaatatttagTTTCTCCGTCATTTACTCCATGTGAAGTATGGtaaactaaaatatttctttttctaaaaGTAGAAAGACTGAACCATTATACAAACAAGTATTTGTGAACTATGCAAATAACATCTATAGAATTTACAAAGCATTATGaattctatatttaaaatgtactttttttaatacatataaaagcATGCTAACATTTTTTCAGAGGCAAATATCACAATTATCCTGAATGTAATCCTGTTAgtattctaattttttatcaaatgcTGTCATAAAACTTCCGTGTTATTAAAACAAGTGTGACTATTCATCAGAAAGAGTATGAATGtcagaaaaataaaggagatCCAGACCcccaattatttattatatgataaataaaattgaaataaattaaaatcggCCGATATTCGAAAAAGCAGCAAACAGAGGTGTTGAAGTTGTAGCTGGTTGCTGATCGCCGATGCTTTTGAGTAAATTGCCTTGCAACAGACTGTCAAGTGCCTTTTGAACTGTCGGATCGTTTAGCAGAGGTGACGGTGAAACTCccgtagtagtagtagtagttgtGGATGCTGTTGACGCAGTTGATGCTGCTGGCATAATATGATGTACTCATGAAGTTAGCAGTTGTAATACCagcaatatatatattcgaaGTTCGTTCGCTTTGATCACTGGATTGTATGGTAAGCGGCACAGTAGCACTACACGCACGAAGAACTTGATCAGAAACCCAAAGCGTACGAAGTTCGTTTGTGTTTTTTGATCACTCGTGctcaatatttatattaaaattttacctGAAATTATTTGTCTAAAAATTTCTTAGAcaaactttacgtttttttgTCAACATTGAATAGTTTTCAAACGCCATTATTAAGAATTTATATACacgatttaaattttaaacgtTTTCTTTGGATATGTTCATGAAAGATACACAAACAAATccagaaaagaaaataagaaataggTGATCTAAAATCCGTAAGATACACCCATAACGACC is a genomic window of Bombus huntii isolate Logan2020A chromosome 1, iyBomHunt1.1, whole genome shotgun sequence containing:
- the LOC126868292 gene encoding SET and MYND domain-containing protein 4-like isoform X2, with amino-acid sequence MDIAKELVLNLKQTNVSHAGYGLQKECESLIGHILQNMVKSQFPELIPEVKNEEDSIHYREEGNQHFVMGDDNEAIKYYTMSLAYANDNELMSYAYANRSAALYRKQMFKECLIDIDAALSLGYPEEKRKNLKERGAKAIEEIKKRLQLTKDDHIDIETLKNMCLSEKINEEPGGVRYRNGKVKLSEDMSKNFSINEKKDLINDSNGISKDNDKEKQLRYLADEGPLKLAYGPSKEAPAASDGISISFSEKYGRHLVATKEFKPGDVVTIENPYAYVIYTQRYYTHCHHCLSRSYNLIPCSHCPVAQYCSEKCRKLAWEMAHQIECPIMALVGNLLNVDKDKIRMLTKIIRFLIVITSKGKKFDELRVDMELAESNPDNRSAGFTDEGILDSTSARSALSLATNMTTRPLIGISAFACISALAAILLATQTNFFCNKYEVNQLKDISNYPKIIFSGSLMFRACVIMSSNCFSVQQEPGIKTGSGLYVTHSLYNHSCAPNTFRHFEELTMITRALRPIYPGDQIFTNYGAAYAYMTKSERRKKIIQDYFFECDCIACAFDWPMYDEILQKHIGSIKKNKELVERLKPYKQRLVKNMYDIDAVKSVLDILYKNVSQPCEEIVHAEQYLKSYYLDP
- the LOC126868292 gene encoding SET and MYND domain-containing protein 4-like isoform X1, with the protein product MDIAKELVLNLKQTNVSHAGYGLQKECESLIGHILQNMVKSQFPELIPEVKNEEDSIHYREEGNQHFVMGDDNEAIKYYTMSLAYANDNELMSYAYANRSAALYRKQMFKECLIDIDAALSLGYPEEKRKNLKERGAKAIEEIKKRLQLTKDDHIDIETLKNMCLSEKINEEPGGVRYRNGKVKLSEDMSKNFSINEKKDLINDSNGISKDNDKEKQLRYLADEGPLKLAYGPSKEAPAASDGISISFSEKYGRHLVATKEFKPGDVVTIENPYAYVIYTQRYYTHCHHCLSRSYNLIPCSHCPVAQYCSEKCRKLAWEMAHQIECPIMALVGNLLNVDKDKIRMLTKIIRFLIVITSKGKKFDELRVDMELAESNPDNRSAGFTDEGILDSTSARSALSLATNMTTRPLIGISAFACISALAAILLATQTNFFCNKYEVNQLKDISNYPKIIFSGSLMFRACVIMSSNCFSVQQEPGIKTGSGLYVTHSLYNHSCAPNTFRHFEELTMITRALRPIYPGDQIFTNYGAAYAYMTKSERRKKIIQDYFFECDCIACAFDWPMYDEILQKHIGSIKKNKELVERLKPYKQRLVKNMYDIDAVKSVLDILYKNVSQPCEEIVHAEQYLKSYYLGKFK